Part of the Ornithodoros turicata isolate Travis chromosome 6, ASM3712646v1, whole genome shotgun sequence genome, GCCCCAGCTGGAAAGTGCCAaagatgtctttttttttctttcttcagctTGTTCAACTGGCGTACCTGTCAAAGCAGACGAACAGAGAGAGTGTCAGCAAAGAGGACTCGGcctgttcttttctttgcagACGATACCCACGGCAAACTCGGGCTCTTCATGGTTGTTATTCATTCTCTTCTACCCCCACAGTGTTGACAGGCGACAAATGCGGGGGAGATTAGTGCCGCCAGAAGGAAAGGATTTTCCGTTATGTTTAAGGCAGCTTTTTCTTTTGTCACACACCACGTGACTCCTTCTGAACCTCTGCTCATTCTGGGACACTCACGGCATGACTTTTTGTATTTCGCATCTTTATCCCCCATGTCTAAGGACACGGACAGTGTTCAGAATCAGAAATGGCCTTTGGAAAGCACCATACCTGTCCCGGGTGACGACGTGTGATATGTTCACCGTTTAGCGGAGCGTGTCTACATCGCACGCCGCAGACAGGAGCCCCGAAACAAAAGCAAAGAGCGAGGAGAAAGATGGTGGACGAGTGCTGCTTTTTTGATTGCTGCGTTTTTGAACACTCACCGCAGAAGGGGAAAGAGCGTCGGATTGGCTCCCCGGGCGGAGCTGAGGGAAGAAgacttttttctgttttcatcACAACTCGGCACACGCCGCAGCACCCGAGAACTCGCTTCTGCCTTCGTCTCCAGCGCGGTGGTGCCATCGGCATTGCTCAGCACCCATGGCTCCCCGGCTGCCGGAAGTGTTCACGGTCGTGGTCCTGACAACGTTAAGCCTAGCGTCGGGTCTGCATGCCGCTAAGGAACGGAACGATGACTTTTCCCTTTGGATTGACGAAAAGCAAGTCCGAGAGTTCAGCGGTAAGCGACCATCGCTAATATATCGCGATCGCCTTCTCACTGAGCACGCGGCACCACCAGCTGATTAATGCATGATTTGTAGCAGACGATAATATTGACATTGTGCGCCTTCACTGTCAAACATGGAAAAGTTTCTTTTTGTAAAGGCGTTGCGCAAACAGTTTGAAGTCAGctgtctttttatttttttatctacCTTGCTCATGTACAGTGCATTCATTTTAACCATGCGATTTTAGCGCAAAAGCCGCAAGCGATCGTCTGCAACTTCGCAGTCGCTGTCATTGGACGAATGCTTTGTCCAATAAGAGCAAACTTCATGGATCAAGCGGACAGCGCAAAACGAAACTGCTTTCCTTCTCGCGTCCAGGTTTTCGCGTTAGACCACTAATTTACAAAATACATCACTGTAACGACGTAGTCTACTATTTTTTACCTTTTTCGTGCGCCCGGCTTTCAACAGAGCTGTTCCCAAATTGGCGCAGTGATTTATTGCACCTTCTGGGCAACGCTTTAGTCTCCTGCTCAGAGgtagtttttattttttggagTTTTTTTTTATCACCCTGCTTAACTGGCTACTttgctttttcttgttgtcgtAGTAGTGGTTTGAACGGAGTTATTTATTATCCCACTCAGCAAAGGAAAACTTTGAGAATTGAGTGGTACGCGCCTATGTGTATATATACTTTTCGCAGCCACTTTGTGGGCGTAGGAAACGATCTGACGAGTTCTTTAAAGTAGTTTCTCCGCAACAGCTGGGTTTTCTCCCGTGCTTGGGTTTCTTTAAAGTACACACACTGCAATCACGGCGGTAATGCGCATTATTTTCTGTGTGGTTACAGGATTTCCTATGGAAATATTCGCCATAGTTAACGGCGTGGTCTTACCATACATATTAGACCCGAACTTTGAAAAGTATTTGCCTGTCATTCCTTCTGAAGTGGATTCTGTGAATTTCACGTGGAAAGCTGGCGAAAATAAGGTATTCACGAGTTTGTCTGAGCACAGTTACAGGTTTTGTTATAAATTGCACacactttttatttttcagcatTACTACTATGACTTTGACGTTCTAGAATCATTTGATGGCTCGATTCTAAAAGACCCTCTGATATCCATTGAAACTAAAGGCAAGGTACCTAGAAAGCCCAAAGGTATTTCCCAGCGTTCCTTTTCGTGTCTTAGTTTTTGTGGTTTAGCGTATACCAATTCCGTGGAACAGTGTTTCAGGTGTTCCTGCCGTGTCTAGGCAATGTATCTGGAACAGCTTCCTTTGGAATCGGATTGCAGATCCAAAACGAAAAAGGTCGGATTTTGTCCGGCACACCACTGAGACTGCGCCTGCAGAAACAATGTGCTGACAACAGTAAGTAACTAATTAATAGAAAAGCATTCTGTAGGGGTTGAAATTAATAGTGGAAAAACATGTGACAACTCAAAGAAGGATCTTCTTTGTGTAATTCCTCCATTTTTCTTCACCTCAGAATATTGCAGGGTGCACCGTTCCCAAAGGGTAATTAAACGCAGTCGATGTCGTTATTTAATGCATTCTTGTCTTTATAAGGTCAGAAGGATAATCTGTTTTAGACGAAGCACGTTTAATCCAGTGGGAGATGTCACATCGCATTAACGTTGTAgcggatgaggcaattaaacatagaatgacaaacacaacacaagcctcacaacacCCAATTGCATACTACTTCAACTGTCATCATTCAATTtcgattcaataaataaataaaataaatacactCACATCACTTTCAACTAATACTTTTAGAACAGCTCACACGAACTTCTTCCATATGGAGCCAAAGAGCTGAAGAAGTGCATAGCAATGTCACATCCACGTCTTAATTGCTACCATTCCCCAAGGTCCCGACCCCGAGTGTGACAAAAAGTGTGCCAATGGGGGCCGCTGCAATGCAAACAAGATCTGCGAGTGTCCAAAACGGTACATGGGTCAATACTGTCGGACAGGTACGTGGATAAAGCAAGAAAGGAAATTAATCAATGTGACTAAATACCATTTCGTTTTAGCCCTCTGTTACCCACAATGCATGAATGGTGGAACGTGCACGGCACCGGGTGTCTGTGACTGCGCAGTGGGATATCAGGGACCTCATTGTGAAGGAGGTAAGAATACACTAAAAGCTTTTTCCGTTTGCATTTTCGTAAATTTATACGTAAAAATATATCAAAACTACACATTTTGCTGAGCATGTACTGACACGAGGCAGACTGTCACACCCTTTCGGCAACCCAGATGGCACCGCGACACCCCGTTTTGATCACTTGCGACAGGAGGCTGTACAGTGGAGCTTGTTCGGCACCGTGCTCCATTCCAATGTCGTGGTGGTGTTGCTCGTCATCGCGGCAGCGGCGTATTACATCCAGCAATTCCGTGTGATGCGTCGGGTTTTCGTCGGCAAGCAGGTCTCGCATCTGATTGTCGTAGTGCTCAGTTATCACAGATTCGACGGCCACCGTGCACGCCATGGCTGCTTTCTTGCCCAGCAGTGCAGTCGCTGTCAAAACACATACAGCTTTAGGAGGGGCCTAGTGTAGCCCTATCTCAATTTATCTCGTTTGTATTCCAGCAGGGCTGTTAAGCATTACAGATGTGAGTgggtgagaaaaaaaagaaagaaaataattaataattaagaAAAACGTTAAAAATTTGTGGGTaatgagtagagcctgaagttttcaggaaatatttctttctaaattcggggggtaaaaatcgggtagaTAAAAAaatgcactaaattcatgcgaattcgggtgaaaaaactcccggcatgctaaattcggggagaaatctggctcagttgctcaaactaagtgtaatggtttggtacaaacggggatgtaactgcatttgctgctaaacaagtaagttaatgcgttcctacagacatcccagtcaggggaatttgccgggtaaaaatcggattTCACCCTATtgggtgaaccttcaattcagggtgcaaatttggggaagaatcgggtaaaaccctaaaacttcaggctctagtaatGAGCAATAAACGAAGATACATGCTGCATACATGACATAATGCTGAGCACTTGTCACATACAAAAAGTTGcatgaacatttttttttgcatgaaCATTTAGATTATTCGCTATACATACCGGAGGTGAACGAACCACAGTCAGGTGAGAGAGAGGGTGTACTTATCTGGGGTTACAGTAAGTACAGAACAACGAGAAGTGTTCACCCGAGCTTCGCAGTAATCAATCAGTTAAATAAACCGACTGAAAACTAACGTGAATGAAATCCGACATAACCAACACTCACTCGCTCCGAGCACAAAGCCCGCGACGTTCCACAAAGGCAGCAGGGCCGTGGGTCGGGCTCTGTATTTTGGTATCAGCTGTTCAAATGCCTGCAGGTGCTCCTTCTCCTGTTCCCACATAGACTTAATCAGCGGCCCCGTCTCCGCGCAACGTCCCAGAACCGCCGACTGGCCCGCATAAATGCGATCCGCTCCCAGCTCCCCTGCATGGTCCACCCGCAGTATGCGATCGTACAGGTCGCGCCTGCGCCGCTCCTGCGCCGCAGTAAGTTGGGGCGGCGTTGACGCTGCACACAATAGCCTCTTGGAATAGTTGAGCGTTGATCTTCCAGCTCGCCGAGTATATTGTCGGGGTAACATCCCTAAACTTGTCTacctgcagaaaaaaaaaaaaaaacgtgcaagCAAAACATGAAGTACCGTAGAAGGGTCTGGTGTTGGGCCTGTTAGTGAATGACCTATAGAAGTTATAGGCCTGCATAAAGCAGACGCAGAGCCGCATCGTGTGTGGTTTTTCTCCCATGTCCATGCCTGTTCATCTGGTTTTTCACTTCTACGTGGTGATGCATGTAGTTTTGATGTCGCTCAATAACGAGGAAACAGTTCTGGCACAACCTCGGGATGAATGCGTGTCAAAATATTCGTGCAGCAGCTGcacatagtttttttttctcttttttttttctgcgggcGAATCACATGGACAGTGGATGCAAAGTACATTATATAGGACGGCTGCTCTTTTGACTTCGGCATACTCTGAAACTTGGGTGACAAATATTGAAAATGTAACTCAGAAAACTGGGGCGTAGAATTCAACAGTACGtgacaaagtttttttttcgaacgaaGAATCTTAATCAGTTAAcgagaaaatttaaaaaaatattcctCTAGATTGTGTAAACAGTACTGAAAGAATAATGTTATCgaattttttgtgtgtttctgtATCAATGGTGTTGCCAGTGGGGGAGAAGGGGTTACCCCCTCCTCAAATCATACCTTTGGTgatgcatttgggagagggaaaagttACCATAGAGCccttcccgaaatatttttgctaCATTACTGGTCCAAATACACGTTGTACGAAATCTTGATGGGACATCCAAGGATGTCCTAAGGTTATGACATGGCAACATTCATTCAGATTTAGTCACAAATattaaaaacagaaataaaacaCATAGAAATTTCTTGAGAATCAAAACCATTAAAATTATATCTATAGAGCAACATCGATATGCAACAAAGTCAGTTAAACCCTTCCGAAAAATATTACACGTGGTCAGCTAATCCGCAGATCCAGTCAGGGACGTGCCTTACTACCACCTGCCGAAGGGCCGTTACCCACATTGACTTTGCTGAGCGGTAATCACGGCACACTTTTGCCACAGGGATCTGCACAGAAAAATGTCTGAATGGCGGGAAGTGTATCCAAAAGGACACCTGCGCATGTCGGAGAGGCTACTACGGTCCACGTTGCGAGTACAGTAGGTTTGGATGACTTTTCCTAAGTAGGGCTGAATGTTCCAGTAAGTCATCGTAACTTTTTGAGAGCCGGTGCCTCTGTTCTTGCAGGCAAGTGCACCATTCCCTGCCTGAATGGTGGTCGCTGCGTTGGCGTCGACCAATGTCGCTGTACAAGGAGCTACACGGGGCTGCAGTGTGCAGAACGAGTCGACAATCCTGCTCTCGTGCAACGAGGTACGTCGCTTTTTTAACGTAGCCAAACGCAGGAGAAGGAACGAACACTCCAAACTGCCTTTTACCTCAGATCATTGTCAGAGACGCTGCGTGCACGGGGTCTGTGTGCGGAACAACCGATGTCTGTGTGACGAGGGCTTCTACGGACGAAGATGCGCCAGACGTAGGTACACAACCTCTTCAAATATGGGCAGCCTTAACAGCAAGTTTTTGTACGACGGATTACTTTTGCTCAACGTTTTGCCATTTTCCGTACCGCACTCCTAACGCAGAAATTCGTCGCGTAACATGCACCTAGCCAAtaatcatcccgaatggcatcgttctctcgTTGATGGTGGGAGGAGTTACGATGATTTCTACTAAAAGGGCACATGCTCAGTGATTTCCACATGTCAGGAAttgagatgcaaaatttccagaAATTCTGATCtgctacaaaaaagaaagaaacaaaggaaagtttttctttcagttttttccccagaaaaaaaaagaaaaagatataaTTTTTATTATTGCACAACTTGATGTTCTTGTTGACATTATAGAACACATTATAGGTTAATATAAATTATAAATACAAGTTTTATTTGTTTAGCACACAAATATGAAATAAAAACATTTAGATCATTTAGGTAACTAATGTAACCATTAGCACGATGCTTGACTACAACCAGCAAACATATAAGGTTGTTGTGTGAAGATGCAAAATTCTGGTAATTTTCACTATCTAAGATACTCATAGAGTGGCTTTCTCAGATTTCCTTTGCAGGAAGAGGAGAAAAAATGATAAGAAaagcagggtgtttcacctgacATGATACAAAATCACATTAAAatatctacttgtctgaacactatGGGGTCAGCAATATTTATCTCAAATTCAATTCCTCgcaaattaaatttgataaaagtgctcagaagtaatggcaaaatctccccagAGATAGATAGTATTGACCCCACGACGTTCGGACAAGTAGGTGTTTTAAGacgattttttatcactttaggcgagacaccctgtatataaattCACAAGAGCTTTTATTTGGTCTAACTCAAACATGCAAATTTTAGACCAACTCGTTTCATATGAATCAGTGCAACAGCTGACTAAAATAACTAAACAGTTAATTTCATCCCGGTTTATACAGTATTTTCTTGAAAGAAACCTTATATTTCTTATTTTTGTCATTGaaattttgcaattttttttgcaattttcccctgtgctgaagaaaaaaactGGGAAACACCTTTCTTTGTCAATTTTGAGTTTTTTCTCCCGAGGCTTTGAATCTCCAATCAGGGGTGATAGTGGTATTCTATTCTATGCAACGGTTGACCTTCAATGTGCTATGTGGAGTGTAGTACGAGACATAGGCTGGCATGAATGCTAGTGCTGTTTTGAGTACTGAACCCATTCACATGAAACCTGGCTTTAACACACAGATTGTCAAGCATTTATGACAGTGATCCATTTCAAGATCTTATTTTAGTTGCTGAAGCGAGGCTTGGACTATAACAGCGGACTTGACCCGTGTTCCAGCTAGCACTTTTACGAGTGACGTCCTTTTGCAGGTTCACCTAGACAAAAGACGAGAAGGAGGAAGCAATTTGTTTGAAGGCGTGCTCGAACGACACCAGCAGAAAATGCCTTGCAGAGGTGCCTTCTCTTCCTCTGCCTCGCAAGAGTCCAGATTCTGGACAGTGCCAAACCAGTGccaacaacagcagcaaaatataaaaaaatatatatagtatatatatttCTACAGACTGTGATGCTGCAGTgggtgtgtatgtgtgtgctcATTGAGCGTGAACTCTAGTGTCCCAAACTGCGGAAGATGTGAAATTCAAAGTCCAACGGTTGCATTCTGTGGAGCCTGCCCCACGTGGAGACCGTAGTGTTATTTCTTCCGTTTCATCAGCAATCACTGCTCACTTCGAGCCAACAGTGAATTCCAATACACACAACAAAATTGAGACAAAGAGCAGAAGCACGCACTCCAAAATCAGACGGCTCAAGTCTACGATGAGATTCCACGCATGTAAATTGATCAGGAAATAAAATTGGGTGCCGCACACACAATGCAAAGTGAGGCTATCACGTATTCATTTCTTGCATTTTATTTACTCAGTTTCTCCACACACCGCGCAAGTTAATACCCGGGTACGTATGCGACCGGGGTCTCGTACATTTCGTACGCAAACTCTTCCGTGTGTGTATCGTCAATGTGACCACCGATGTAGTCTATTTCAAGCCGAAAGGGTCCTGGTATACCGTCACCCACTGTCAAACCCAAGTTTGTAATCCTGGTCCTAGCGATTGGACACTGCTTATCCTGAACACGGCCCTTGTAGCTGAGAAAGAACTTGGAAAACGGTATCTTGGCCACCTGCCAGTAGGGTCCGCCACGGGTGTAAAGGATGAAGTGGTAGATTACGTTCCAAGAAATGTCGAAGGGGCCGTCCATTCCAAGATTAATCATGTAAGACCTGCCGTCACCGCGCACACGGAACAGAAGGTGTGTGAACACAGACCAGTCGTAGTAATCGTCCCTCGCGAATGACTTATATTTCCGTTCTGAACGCACGTTACAGTATCCAGTACGCTTCACCATGCTTCCTTTCGGTGGAGACGGATCCAAGACGCCGGAAAATATTCCCGTTTTTCCGGGTCCTAAAGTGAACTCTGCCGTGCTAAAACCTTCGCCATTGTCCTTGTCGGTGGTAACGATCCACTTGTCTATAGTGTGCTGCTCATTAAACCTCCAGAATACTTCCGAGTCACCCGGATAGTAGATCTTGGGATCGGATTTTACGGCATCTACGACTTCACTCTTCAACATGTGAAATTCTTCTTTTAGGCTTTGCATGCCAAGCTTGACTTGATCTTTCAGTGGGAGATTGTCGGTTGGGTCTTCCCTCTCGTACCCTTCTTTGCGGTCGCGTGTATAGAATAAAGTCCTTGACGATGTAGCGGTCACACATGCAGGCCTAGCCAGCTGGGAGGCAAGCGCACAAGCACGATTCAATAAATGCAGTGACATTGCTGCGCTTTGGTACCTTGTTCTCTGTTACGTTCACATAATGACGGTGACTAGGTTGAGCCGGCGATTGTTACGAAGTAGGCGATTGGACACCGAAAATGCTAGGAAGGCTCAAAGGAGCAAGGAGAAACCGGAGAATTAGCACCGCAgagcgttgcatcctgggatgCATCATACTGGATCCGAGCGGATAGGAGCTGGCTTCGCGGCTTCATGAACGGATTTCCAAGAACGCAGCCGACAAACCCAAGCAAATGTATCGGTTACTGAAACAGTTGTTACGTCAAATGCACAAAGAGAGCAATACTAAACAAAGACTAGACTTTCATATTGTCGTGTTTGCGTTCAGTTGTAAAGTGACGACAAATGACGAAGGGGAGACAAGTGAATCTTACTGGTGCCATGAAATGTGCGAATATAAAACAACAGTCACGCACCTTTATGTGTTTGGGAGAACCTTTGTATTTCTAGCATGGTGAAATCTTCACACTATGCGAAACTTACGCAGACGTCCAATGAAAGCGTGTTGATCCCCTCCTTACCTTTACGTGAACGGGCGGCTGAACTAAGTAGCAGACGCCCGAACCGGAAGAGATAGCGCTGTAGTTCAAATTTctaactttcatctttcaaagaATAACAAGTGGCAAATCGACATTTTAATGAATAATATGAATCCATACACACACTTTGTTGCACGAAAGCGTTGTGTACATCACCGAGATTGTCAAAACCAGTCAGAACGTCACTTCCTTTTTCATCCTTTACCTTGCTCAGTTCGTCTCCATTTCTATCGACTCTTGCGCATAGATTTAGGCGATCTTTAGAAGCTTCTCATAAATTACGGCGGGTGAGTTCTTCCATTTTACTTTCATATTCGCGTCAAGTGTCACATAAATATGCGATGTATGATGTGTACGCACGAAAGAAACTGCGCGCGAGCCTATACAGTTGCCCGAAAAATCTCGGTCATTCTGCTACATGACATCCTTACCGCGCAGTCGCAAAATGGCGGCCATATTTGCTAATTTCAATTTCTTGCTGAAGGGAGTCAGCAAAAGCATTGTAACAGGAAACGGGCGTACTTTACGTAATGTAGAGACAAGAAACCTCTAATTTTTTAATGTGGTCGCCGTAAAAACACATTTGAGAGCACGGGGCGCGAACACGCTTATTAGGCCTACCCTGAGTCTCGCAGGCATAGAGAAATATGGCGCCGGCTGTGAAGCGAAAGCAGCCGCATTGACTTACCTAGAGATGGATTTACGCTTCCATTCAAGGCAAGTAGCCCTCTTTTACCAAACAACGGGGTCGGTAAAGTAGCATCCTCGCGCAGCGAATAAGTTATCTC contains:
- the LOC135399141 gene encoding protein shifted-like isoform X1 — its product is MAPRLPEVFTVVVLTTLSLASGLHAAKERNDDFSLWIDEKQVREFSGFPMEIFAIVNGVVLPYILDPNFEKYLPVIPSEVDSVNFTWKAGENKHYYYDFDVLESFDGSILKDPLISIETKGKVPRKPKVFQVFLPCLGNVSGTASFGIGLQIQNEKGRILSGTPLRLRLQKQCADNSPDPECDKKCANGGRCNANKICECPKRYMGQYCRTALCYPQCMNGGTCTAPGVCDCAVGYQGPHCEGGICTEKCLNGGKCIQKDTCACRRGYYGPRCEYSKCTIPCLNGGRCVGVDQCRCTRSYTGLQCAERVDNPALVQRDHCQRRCVHGVCVRNNRCLCDEGFYGRRCARRSPRQKTRRRKQFV
- the LOC135399143 gene encoding complex I intermediate-associated protein 30, mitochondrial-like, which encodes MSLHLLNRACALASQLARPACVTATSSRTLFYTRDRKEGYEREDPTDNLPLKDQVKLGMQSLKEEFHMLKSEVVDAVKSDPKIYYPGDSEVFWRFNEQHTIDKWIVTTDKDNGEGFSTAEFTLGPGKTGIFSGVLDPSPPKGSMVKRTGYCNVRSERKYKSFARDDYYDWSVFTHLLFRVRGDGRSYMINLGMDGPFDISWNVIYHFILYTRGGPYWQVAKIPFSKFFLSYKGRVQDKQCPIARTRITNLGLTVGDGIPGPFRLEIDYIGGHIDDTHTEEFAYEMYETPVAYVPGY
- the LOC135399144 gene encoding 5-demethoxyubiquinone hydroxylase, mitochondrial-like; this encodes MLPRQYTRRAGRSTLNYSKRLLCAASTPPQLTAAQERRRRDLYDRILRVDHAGELGADRIYAGQSAVLGRCAETGPLIKSMWEQEKEHLQAFEQLIPKYRARPTALLPLWNVAGFVLGATTALLGKKAAMACTVAVESVITEHYDNQMRDLLADENPTHHTELLDVIRRCRDDEQHHHDIGMEHGAEQAPLYSLLSQVIKTGCRGAIWVAERV
- the LOC135399141 gene encoding protein shifted-like isoform X2, with the protein product MAPRLPEVFTVVVLTTLSLASGLHAAKERNDDFSLWIDEKQVREFSGFPMEIFAIVNGVVLPYILDPNFEKYLPVIPSEVDSVNFTWKAGENKHYYYDFDVLESFDGSILKDPLISIETKGKVPRKPKVFQVFLPCLGNVSGTASFGIGLQIQNEKGRILSGTPLRLRLQKQCADNSPDPECDKKCANGGRCNANKICECPKRYMGQYCRTALCYPQCMNGGTCTAPGVCDCAVGYQGPHCEGGICTEKCLNGGKCIQKDTCACRRGYYGPRCEYSKCTIPCLNGGRCVGVDQCRCTRSYTGLQCAERVDNPALVQRDHCQRRCVHGVCVRNNRCLCDEGFYGRRCARRRFT